Sequence from the Amphiprion ocellaris isolate individual 3 ecotype Okinawa chromosome 1, ASM2253959v1, whole genome shotgun sequence genome:
CTGTGTCTTTACAaaatttcatggctgtgggagttttatttctggagatgtTGAACCCTGAAACCATCCTTCTGGAGGGTGAAAACAGAATTTAACAGGTCCTAAAGCATGAAATCCTCAAAATTTGGccacaaatattttacaaaacttaCTTTAGGGGCCTAATAATCAACAATTCAGTAAATTCTGAGCTAAATCTGAGACGGTGGAGCAACAATACAATCTGAAATGACACGaattcacaacaaaaatggCTTTTAATGTTTGAACTGTTGTTAGATGATGTAAAAAAAGCAACGATAGATGCTCACATTATCCATGAGCAGCCTCTGTAACCTGAGCTCTGACTCGTGAAGTGGAGGTGAAGCTGACACGACGTCAGTCAGGAGAAGGAGTTGGTAAAAGCTCTATACTTACATTTGGTCTCTTTATCATGATGTAGGAGCGCAGAGCGTCAACGTAGGGCTGTTGGAGTCGCTCCACCAGATCGTGATCCTGCACATTCGGACGatcttcagaaaaacaaaacaaaaacacaaagattttaatctcttttaagtgcagaaaatctgatttattttgggaaaaagtgcaaaaattaacTCCAAGCTGCTTGTATTGGTGctagtttttcttcactgtgggttcatttttcacagcaataatAAATCCTGCATCTTTCTGAAAGCAGAATAACCTTgattagaagaagaagaagctcagCAACGTCTTTAGTGCAGAAcgacacagttagaatgactgaaatcattttaaaaatggcaaaaaggtGACATTTCTTTGGTTAGTTGTTTGGCAAAAATTGAAGAAACGTCAAATCACCATTCTGAACGTTTTTCCAACTGTCACCAACACTTGGAAAAACActtggtgactctacatactatagatatttaactatttcattttaaaatccgtctcctctctgctctgtctaaacactgcctgcagttcaacagaatactctgaatttttgtgagatgactgttggtcacagctgagtcccTACCAGCTTCTCAGTTGTGTTTAGAAATGTggaatttttctatttttacagaatctgattactgcaaatggtttattttttggtaaatttaaaaatgagccatgctaaatgaagtgattttgatgaaatgtcacagttttggGTTcgatttggttacattttccgAGTGTCCACAGATTTTATCAACACTGGTGACTCTATAAACTATAGAGATTTAACTATTTACAAGTTTAAGTTGTCTattctctgctctgtgaaagcactgcctgcagtttagccaaaaagtccctgaactTTTGTAAAATGACTGTTTATTGCAGCTTACTCAGGCTTGGCTTCTCCGTGGCacagaggagcacagaatttttatttttcttttgcagtcTGATTTacataaacagtttatttttggcaaatttttaaatgagacatgtaaaaCACAGAGACTTTAAAGAAATATCTGATTAAACATCTTTGCTAAAACCAAAAGTCACACGTTGGAATCAACAGTTtcttggaaagttgaaaatccgacaatttctggctctgatagaTGCTGAAATTTTGGTGatttgtcaattaaaaaaactcGCCTTTCAAACCTTTTTTTGGGGATTTTGAAGTCCAGAAGGTTAAATAGTTAAATGCATTCACTCTGAGTACGTTTCCACTTGAGGATTAACTGCAGGTCGTGTAGCTGTTGAGTTTCTGACCTGCAGAGAAGATGTTGATGGCGATGAGCAGGGCGTACTCGGCCTCGTCCAGGTGAAGGTCGTTCATTCCTTTTGAAAACTCAAAGATGGGGTTGATGAACTCAAACTGGAGCCCTGAGGAGGAAAGAAGGGAAAGAAAGCCACAGAAATGAAACGTTAAAGAAGGAAATATGGTTCAATAATACGGCATGAGCAGAGGGAATGTAATAAGTGGAAGCAAGTAGGGGGCAGAAactgtgtttaatatttaattggGAGTATTGCTGTAATAGTTCAGACATGTTTAAGTGAGAAAAAAGaccattaaattaaaatgaaacaacttTTCAATGATGAAACAtgttaaccctgtaagacccactGTTGCACAAATacataagttttattttttttgtaaatattctgatattatttttgttaatttttttcttttctgtttttgctcattttcttctatatttgggtcttacagggttaaactTGGTTGTATTTCctcatatttatttatgaaaCAAATCGAAGCCTCACAGTCCTCTTAAGTGAAACCTAATGCTCACATCTACGGTAAATATTTGACAGGCAGAGATGAACAAACCGACCTGCTTTGGCGAAATCCTCCTTGTTGTAGCTGAAGTCCTTCAGAAATGTGATGCTGTCGATGGTGGGGTTGTATCTCCGAGACGTCTCCAGCAGCATAATCTGGAAAAGACAAATATTAACGGTCAGAAACACTGAGTGTAGCTGTCAAAGTGACTGAGAAAtccatgtttttacagcttctttaCGTGtacaatttgttaaaaaaaccaacaaacaagtGAAGTGAAGCTGCTGTCTAATAGTTTAATAAAAACAGAGGAGAATGCTCTgatttaatttactttatttttttttgccaattttctacttatgtttatatttttaggtcatttttctacttatgtttatatttttaggtcatttttctacttatgtttatactACTAGgtcatttttctacttatgtttatattattaggtcatttttctacttatgtttatatttttaggtcatttttctacttatgtttatattacTAGGTCATTTtactacttatgtttatatttttaggtcatttttctacttatgtttatatttttaggtgatttttctacttatttttttatatttttaggtaatatttctacttatgtttatattttcagtcatttttccaCCTATGTTTACATTAAATCCAAATTTCTGCTCCATCTTATTTCATTTGATGAGATAAACTTGTGGTTGGGcttttgaggttgtttttttttttccagtaattaaataaaattaatacataaaaaaacaaaaagctgcttGGGGTTAACATTTCATGAACAACAGATCCCAAACCTCGATAGTGGACGTCTTCAGCAGAGCGATCTGATCTTCTCTGGTGAGTTCGAGGAAACCCGGAAGCTGCTTCGCAAAATCCACGATCTCCTGGACCGACATGATGGCCAGCTCGGTGAAGTGGGCGAACCGCTGCTGGCGAACTTCTCGGTTCTGCAGGTCCTGACTCTGAGGCCACGGCTGCACAAAATATGGACAGAAGTCGAGTAAATCTGACTATAAAACGTTTAAAATGAACAGCAGCAGCCGTTATGTCGCCTCTGAGTGTCTTAGAGGTAGATTTTTGCTAGATTTTTGGCTTGATTCTTCCTTTACCGTGACTTTGGGTCGGTCCAGGAAGGACCTCTTGTTGCATTGCTTCTGCATGGCCACCAGCTTCTCGATCATCTCCTGCTGCTGCGGATCCAGAGTGGCCATTTCTGGAGGTGGTGTTGGCGTCATCACGGCGGACGTTCGAGCcgtttcctcctcctgctgcttcttCAGCTTCTTCAGCCGGATCTGCTCCTCAGAAAGGACGCCTGAGGGTCAGAGAGTCTTCACTAAAAACAACCTCCAGGTCAAAATAAAGTGTTTACGGTCAGAAATCATCACATTATGACAACAATTTCTACTCCATCATCTCAGATTTGACTGAAATTTGTATgcaaaatacagatatttaaggagtttttctactcatgtttacattttaggtcatattcttatttatatctatatttttagGTAATATTCCtacttatttttacatttttttaggtcatatttctactcatgttTACATTCtaagtcatattttttttacttatttttctatttatactTTATACTTCTACCTATCTTTatattttaggtcatatttctactcatgttTACTTTCTAAGtcacatttttctacttattcttacatttttaggtcatatttctactcatgtttacattttaagtcatatttttctgcttatgtttatatttttaagtcacatttctacttatttttaggtcatttttgacttatgtttttatttttaggtcattttctacttattttcatattttagatcatgtttttacttatttttatactttcaGGTCATATTTctacttatgtgtttatttctaggtcatatttctatttatttttaggtCACTTTtcgacatgttttatttttaggtaatttttcgatttattttcacattttagatcatgtttctacttatttttatgtttttaggtcatatttctacttatgttcaaatttttatttcatgatcAACCTATAATTCCACagatatcattttaaatattcatagtttGTCGCAAATTTTTTCTATATagcaagaaacaaaaacctTTCAAAAGTTGCTCCTAgctgtaccacaaaaacactgctGGATGGTCTAATCCAAATAAAACTCAAATAATTTCTCAAaatttagctaaaaaaaaatctcaggtCTCAATCTAAAATTCCACAGATACTCTTTGAAATATCCTTGTTTATGGTAAAAAACTTTGGAGCAGAAGGCCGATGACGATTTGAGATGAAACGACCCTTTTCTTCATCCTCACGACTTTAATTGTGGCTGTAAACCTGCGAGGCAACCTGCAGCCAGATCTGGATGTTCAGATTCACTCACACTGCTCCAGCATGCCGGCCTCCCGACACTTGCGCAGGCGGCACTGCTGGCACTTGCGGCGCATGTACATGTCCATCTCGCAGCGGCCGTTGTTCTTGCAGGAGTACTGGGCGCTCTTGATGACGCTGCGCCGGAAGAAGCCCTTGCAGCCCTCGCAGCTCAGAACGTTGTAGTGGAAACCCGACGCCTTGTCGCCGCAGACGCTGCACACCTCGTTGCCGAGCATCTTAGGAGCCGGACCTTTCTTCCTCTTCACCGGCTGACCGTCTACGGACACATTAAAGAGAGAGACGAGGACAAATATTAGCAATCTGAAACTATGAAAGCAGCTAGAGGGTTTGAAAGGCGTGTTTTATGGTgtaaaaactgataaaactaCAATGTTTatagccagaaactgcaaaaaatttaaagaattgttaaatattttactttacaacAGTCTTTGAACTCATcgtgcttctgtttttttttttggggaaaaTCAGCCAGAATAAgctaaaaatctggatatttcacctgaatcactttattccacatgttttatttaataaatctgcaaaaataaagcatttgtttatatttttaggacatatttctcgacttatgtttacatttttggtcatatttttccacttctttttatattttaggtcatttttctacttatgttcatatttttaggTCACATTTCTATTTACTTTTaggtttttaattcatttttctacttctgtttatatttttaggtcatttttctatttatttttaggtCAGTTGTCTacttatgtttacattttaagtcatatttttctactagtttttacattttaggttATATTTCTACATATGTTTAAATTTTCAGGTCATATTCCtacttatttttacatttaaggtAATTTTTTTACTTACTGAAattttttaggtcatatttctacttatttatatgttttaaatcctatttctaattatttttttacatttctaggtcatattttctatttatttttatattttaaggtcattttttctacttatgtttatatttttaggtcatatttgtacttatttttatattttaggtcatttttctatttatttttatattctaaGACATAGTTTTGTTCTTGAAACTCTAAGTAGTAAAACATTCACAGTTCGTCGAagctaaatattttcaataattggTCGCACATGTGAGCATCTGAAGAAAAATTCATAcaatgaataatcaaagaaattaaacttgtaaaattctctctcctccttcattgTTGTCCTGTTGTCATAGCAGTGCAGGAATTtacattgcagtaaaaaaaattggtCAACAGTAAGTAAAACGGCAAAAAACAGCCCTAAAACCGCTTGAAGTTCAGGCAGTTAAAAGAAATGATTAGCTCTGGGTGTAAATTCTATCTGAAATGGCAGAGACGTGATCTCACATGAAAATTCACAGTTTGGTTTCAGAGCTGAGAGGATTTTGTGATTTGGAGGCTGCAGAGAAACTCTTTATCTAAAGCATTAATACCACACAGTAGAAAAACTGCCAACAAACAATCCTGTGTTCAGTTTCCTCCTTAAAGTACAGCGTAAAGGAGAAGGAGTTTACCAAAGACAAAGAATAATAGTGGTTAGTCTGGTCTTTAGAAGTCGTCACACCAGTCGCTGAACAAACAGCTGGACGGACATTTAGCCACGCTGATATTTTCCTTTCAGAATGATGACAGACATCCTGCTTTCTACCAACAATGACTAAAAGTAGTGATAGATACAGAAACTCTTGACTCACTCTAAGGAGGCAAGGaactttttatttcagtttggtTTATAGAAGCTACTTTAAAGAAGTATGATATCATAGAAATGCTTTAAATAGAGCTGAAATCGTTACACTGTTGGTAAGAAATCAAAAGAAATAGTTTAGAagtgtcagtgtgtttttataagAATATACATAAACAGACTTTACCGTTACATGAAAGGCTAGCTAGtagtttaaacaaaaaataaatagtcTTTCTGTAATATGTTGCAATATTTCAGATAAATATTGTACACCATCATCaaatacagtaacacacaaGTCAACTAGCagtaaataatgtatttttatctgTATAAAAGGCAAttagctgactttatgttaaactAATGACCTAATATGCTATAATAGCtagctgtagcactagctaacttGCTTAAATTCCTTGTTGATATCAGCAAAGTATCCTTGGTGAGTGGTGACTTAGTTTTATTTAATCGTCTAATACAGTAACCCGAAAGCTAACTAGCAGTAgaaatgcattttgtttgtttaaaaggctaactagctgactttaaCTATTAAGCTaacatgctatattagcttactgtagcactagctagctTGAATTTTTGGCTAGTATCTGCTAAGGATGACTGGTGATTGATGATTTTTCATTATTGAATCATCTAATACAGGAACACACAATCCAGCTAGCGGTAAataatgtctgtgtagtttctcattcatccaggtcatgggtatccaaagttgtttaaatcaatccaactggactttaacaAAGTTCCTTGAAGTTCCTCTTCACTGATCTCTTAAAGTTCCTAATTTTAACacaaattatcattttaaattaaagaaattaattaattgaaaatataaatacaaataaacgtaactaaattaaattattatttttaattaaataaataaatgaacttaaaatataaattaaaataaattaaaataaatgtaattaaaatacatttaattattttaaattaaacaaatgaacttaaaatataaataaaaataaatgtaattaaatttaaataaaattaattcaattattatttttaattaaatagatGAACTTATAagtatcaataaaaataaataaaacaaatttagttacatttaaataaaataaatgaaattattatttaaaataataatataaataataataaatattttaaaaaatctaataatcaTATTTACATGATTTCAGCAGGTTCAGTTTGAAAGTTTAACATCACAAAGGACACAATTTAATTGTAGTTTCAGCATTATGCGATAAAAACCAGCAGGAACAATGATGATAACTGCAGTTATTTATTATGATAATCAGTGTTCAGGCtgatgaaaagcagaaaataaatgtttggatCAGAGCATCAtcccattttcaaaataaagctaaTAATCTACATAAGTTTGTACTGATAAAACGACTTTCTACAATGACATTATAACAACAGACTACAACTATAACACAACTGTAGTCTGAGAGGATTTAATTACCCTCTAAATGTGGTCACTTCCGTCTTGTGTTCATATTATATTGATGcctaaaatatatgtatatattttaagaGAAAACAGACGATGTttttaccctcctgttgtctcaCCTGTGCTGCCAGATGTGTCTCCTGCAGCTGGATCCAGCTTGATGTCGCCGGGCTCCACCGGCAGAGGGCTGTTCATGTTGGGCAGCGGAGGTCCGTTGTGGGGGAAGTCATCCGGCTGGGAGAGGTCGGTCAGGGACAGCAGGCCGTCGTGCTTCATTGCGGCGCTTCCACCGCTCTCCTCAACCATGCagtccagctgcagctcagaggcCCCTCCAAACACCTTACTCTCATCTGCAACGGCAAACAAACAACCGCTGCTCAATGCCACGTCTCCGCTCACCTTTATCACAGATCTGACGGCAGTCCAAAACaaatgctcagaaaaaaacagaggagtAAAGACTGCGAGTTCAGCTGGAGCCCCTATTTGgttaaagaagaaagaaacaagcAGCCACGTGCCTCAAATAGACGTCAGAGAAAAAGTcgtaaatacagaaaaatacagcGACTATGTAAAGTATTCATCACACACGGATTGAACAGAACTTTTTAAATCCAGAAACAATTTCTCAGTTGGACTGAGgtcttcacatcatgatgctgccaccaccatgtttcacatcatgatgctgccaccaccatgcttcacatcatgatgctgccaccaccatgcttcacatcatgatgctgccaccaccatgcttcacatcatgatgctgccaccaccatgcttcacatcatggtgctgccaccaccatgcttcacatcatgatgctgccaccaccatgtttcacatcatgatgctgccaccaccatgcttcacatcatgatgctgccaccaccatgcttcacatcatgatgctgccaccaccatgcttcacatcatgatgctgccaccaccatgcttcacatcatgatgctgccaccaccatgcttcacatcatgatgctgccaccaccatgcttcacatcatgatgctgccaccaccatgtttcacatcatgatgctgccaccaccatgtttcacatcatgatgctgccaccaccatgcttcacatcatgatgctgccaccaccatgcttcacatcatgatgctgccaccacgtttcacatcatgatgctgccacctccatgtttcacatcatgatgctgccaccaccatgtttcacatcatgatgctgccaccaccatgtttcacatcatgatgctgccaccaccgtgcttcacgtcatgatggtgtgtttgtgatgatgttcagtgttttgtgtccatcaaacatatcatctagtctgatgaccataaagctccatcctggtctcctcagaccaaagaaccttcttccaggtgtcttcagagtctccacatgtcttctggtgaactgtagtccagatttaattggagctttttccaacagagtctttctctttgtcttcataaagctttgactggtgaagaacagacaacagttgttggatgaacagtctctaacatctcagctgctgaagctggaactccttcagaggagtcatagcagtcttggtggcctccctctctagtctctttcttctcggtctctcagtttttgaggacgtcctgctctagtcagatttattcatgttccatcttccttccatttcttaatgatggatttaactggactccaggagatcttcaggaacttggaaatgttcttgtatcgtcctgactgatgcttttcaacaaccttttacAGAGTTTTCAGAGTGTTCTTCAGTCTTCATGTTGCAGTTCTATCCAGAAGAACTGATTCCAGATACAagagtctttatactacaatcactgacctcagatgATCTACGTTTATCCgtttaaagataagataagataagataagataaagttctttatttctccccactccaggggaaatttacattgttacagcagctttatttacaatatatacaagggtggcaaaaattttttaacagaaaaaataaaaataaaaataaagtttaaaagtgcagagatgtgcagtgcaagaatgggTGAATACTTATGAAAtcacacattttacattttgtattccAAATCAATTGACATAATTTTGTACAAATCTGTTCTCACTTTGGTCTCaagtcattttttgtaaattcttttttaaaaagccaaattaaaatgacaaaacttccATGAGGGGTGAATACAACCAATGAGCACTGTAGATAGCACATTTTAAGACCACAGCCTGTACATTTAGGCCTAAAGAATGTAACAAAGAGTTTATATAAACACAGTGAGCTCTACCAGTTTGATCTCATGCACGATTAATAAGTTGTTCCTCTTACCATGACCAACATCTGGGATATCAGTCACAGACAGCGTGGACATCTTCTGCACAGCAGCTTGTCATTACGAAATCAACGTGTACctgtacaaaaaaaaggagaaacacgCTCAAACACAATGGCAGCATTATATAGAATAACCCAAAGCATGCCTCAACCAaagcaaaaatgtttgcttGCATCCGCCCCCTCTCCAAGGAAATCCAGCTACATAAGAGCTCCTTTTGATGGGATAGAGAGTCTTTTCTTGCTCCGCGGCGCTGGAGATGTTTTCTGGCCAGAAGTCAATCCACTATCTGGCAcaaactagtaaaaaaaaagacctaGTTCGATGATAAATTTGAAGTTCTGGAAGATTCTAATCTACTTTTGATTCTAGAGTTTCCAATTTTTGCTCGGTTTTGCTGGAAGAAACTAAGGATTTCCAAAGATGAAATGAACATTAACACCACGTCTGAAGAACTTACAAATGTGAGAATCCGACTCCTGTGAAGCTGTGTGGCTGCATGAAAGTCGTTTACGCATTAAAAGCAGGGATGTGGTGAACTGACAGGGCGGCGTTGTGATCTCGCAGCAGCTCAACGCGGTTCTTAGAAAGATTcgaaataggaaaaaaaaagtcttggaATGGAGTCAGACCGTGCCCATGAAAAATGTGCGTAGAGGGAAGCCAAAGTGGacacaaaagcagaaatgaaaGTCTGTCATGTGCCACATAAGGATAGATTTCAGGAAACTGATTCAGCAGACACACTAGCAGGATTTTATGGCTATTCTTAACCCGCCTGCAAGACAGAACGCCCAGTTCGGAAATGTCATCTTTGTGCAACTTCTGCGACATAAGATGactcctaaaaatatccaatatGTTCATAGTTATGTGATATAAAACCAATTTGTACTTGACATTATTTTAAGACAAATCCATACGATGTCAAATGTAACAGACATGCAATAAGTTCCACCTTAATGGAGGCTaatatattcagtttttgtGGCATCTTACGGCACTGTTGTTGGATTTAGGACCGTTTTTGATATTTACTCTGTTCTCTCTAATGTAAAAATGGTTAGTAAAATAACCAGATGTTAATGCAGAAAAGAGTGAActaaatatttgattaattaagCTGCTTTTGTCACATTGATGTGAACACAAAAACTCTACAATATGGTCAATAAATTGGAATATAGAGAGTAGATAGCtaataaaatcagacaaatagtgagtaaacagcacagaaaaatctccaaaaactgtcaaattttactctaaactaataaacaaatgacacaaattcttattttctttgctttattaTCTTTACCTCACTGAGTTAAAGCTAAATATGTCAGAAACTAGAGTACTACTGCAAGACTTCCCGACCTGTTTGGTATAAATACACAGTTCTAGACATCCTGAGGATTTCTGTGCACATTAAAGGTGTTTCAACAAGCAACATGGACACAGTTGATTGCGTATGCCCGCTTCAAATTACATAACTCTGCCCAGATTATGTTCAGCAGAAATCAAAAAAGGGAAAACCCATAATAAACTGAACTCAGCTGCTCTGGCATGGCTCCACTGATACGCTTTAAATACACAGTAAACCGGTAAAACGGTTGAAGATAAAAGCATTCACGGGGGAGGCAATAAGGAAGCCGACACTTCTGTGAGCATAAAGGTAGTCTTTGTAGATTTTTAATAACAGCAGCTACGGCCGTGTTTGCGTAGCGTTTAGCTAATATTGCGCTAAATTGAGGCAATGAACAACAACGCTCACAATGTTACCTCTACTGAAacaagaagacatttttgagaacAAAAACAGCCCCACTTAGCTGGAATTAACCTCCAGCAGTGACTCTGTGACAGCCCCAGTGTTGTTCTGACCTTACCTCTGAAGCTGACGTCTTATTTATCGCCCATCCATCTTGCCCATGTGAGTCCACAACCTCAGTCTGTCGATATTTCGGCGCTGACGGACGACTAGCCGGCCCGACGAGCCTCAGAGGATGCCAGAACCCCCCGTGACTTATTGGGCAGACGTTTAATGACTCGGTGTCTTGAAGAGGGTGAGTAGGAAAGAGTCCCTTCCTACAATGCCCTATGGGAGACAGGAGGGAaaacagagggaggaggaggaggcagggtGAAAGAGGGAACACCACAGGTTACTATTGGTCATTTGCATCGCTGTTAAACCTCACAGGACggcctttttttcctccaaagcatttaaagctgcacaagCTAACCCATCTTTCAATCTCAACTCTCAAAGGCTTTTTCCTCAAAGATTTACAAgcagaaaagtcacaaaaacaacataactgACCAACAGTgatcaataataacaataatgaatgtctcaacctgaaatttctttagaaaaataaactcagtttcagcaacattcagcctcagtttatcatttccacattacaacttccagatcacagagtatctacaaaggaacacaacatttagtcacctggaactgaaccatggaggattttactttacggtcaaaacaacaagagaagaaaaagaaagacaaaaataagacaaaatattacaaaaatgagacgcataatgacaaaaaaaatgagccaaagACTAAGAGATGAGACGAACGACACAAAacgaaagagatgaaaaattagacaaaaaagttgaaaaacaacaaaaaactgacaaacgacaaaaacgaggcaaaaatggcaaaagcgagaaacaaaacaacaaaaaagcaaaacacaaaacaacaaaaatatgacaaaaaacacaagcgagacaaaaatgaaagagaaaatgacaaaaacaagagacgaacaacaaaagtcagacaaataacttcaaaaacaagacaaaatattacaagaatgaGACGCATAATgacaaacaaatgagacaaatgacaaaaaagagacaaacgacatgaaacaagagacaaaaaaattagacaaaaaaagtgacaaagcaaCTGAAAGATGGACAAACGacataaaaattacacaaacgacacaagtgagactaaaataacacaaaacaacaaaaattattcacaaaatgaataaagcaaacacaaaatgacaaaaatatgacaaaaaacacaagcaagacaaaaagataacagaaaatgacaaaaccaagagacgaacaacaaaagtcagatgaaaaacaacaaaaacaagacaaaatattacaaaaacgagacacaaaacgacaaaaaaatgagacaaaatgagcgGTCTTGGGTTTGAGTCCGACTCACGGCCATTTACTTCATGTCTTTGGatcacat
This genomic interval carries:
- the nr1h3 gene encoding oxysterols receptor LXR-alpha translates to MSTLSVTDIPDVGHDESKVFGGASELQLDCMVEESGGSAAMKHDGLLSLTDLSQPDDFPHNGPPLPNMNSPLPVEPGDIKLDPAAGDTSGSTDGQPVKRKKGPAPKMLGNEVCSVCGDKASGFHYNVLSCEGCKGFFRRSVIKSAQYSCKNNGRCEMDMYMRRKCQQCRLRKCREAGMLEQCVLSEEQIRLKKLKKQQEEETARTSAVMTPTPPPEMATLDPQQQEMIEKLVAMQKQCNKRSFLDRPKVTPWPQSQDLQNREVRQQRFAHFTELAIMSVQEIVDFAKQLPGFLELTREDQIALLKTSTIEIMLLETSRRYNPTIDSITFLKDFSYNKEDFAKAGLQFEFINPIFEFSKGMNDLHLDEAEYALLIAINIFSADRPNVQDHDLVERLQQPYVDALRSYIMIKRPNDHLMFPRMLMKLVSLRTLSSVHSEQVFALRLQDKKLPPLLSEIWDVNE